A stretch of the Dichotomicrobium thermohalophilum genome encodes the following:
- a CDS encoding Lon protease family protein, with the protein MHDETKPLDPLPAERLYREADLSNLDFSTTADLDPAQGLVGQERALDAIRFGTQVDRDGFNLFVIGPHGARMQEAVKELLAEEKREEPQAAPSDWVYVNNFEDSEKPIAIELPGGRARKFQRAMDKLIEDLKSALPAVFQSEEYQTRKGAIDEEFQNKQNEAFSELREKASEKNIVILRTPMGFSLAPSQNGKVVPPEEFNNWPEEKREEIKETIQELEKELEHIVNQIPQWEKERREELRKLNRETASYAVDQLIEETKEDFSDLPKVVEHIDAVRDHIVENVETFVQNTEGEKQGQMPETRAGSPFDQYKVNVLVSQSDTESDVPIVQEFHPTLSNLIGRIEHIPVQGALITNFLLIKAGALHRANGGYLLLDVRQLLTEPFSWAALKRTLQRGEIAIEDVARFMGLTSTVSLEPDPIPMNLKVILFGDRLLYFLLSAFDPEVQQHFKVLADFENDFRRNPENEAVLARLVAAIAERKELRALDREAVARVLEHAARLAEHSEKLSLLTEQLQDVLIESDFRAKQAGREKIGREDVQQALDARIQRAARIRDRMQESILEDVALIDTEGTKPGQINGLSVMQLGGFSFGRPTRITCQVRPGSGKVVDIEREVELGGPVHSKGVMILSGYLAGRYALDTPMSLFASLVFEQSYGGVEGDSASSAELYTLLSSLADAPLRQDLAVTGSVNQRGEVQAIGGVNDKIEGFFDICKARGLTGKQGVLIPQSNVQHLMLREDVIEACRNGAFAIYPVRHVDEGISLLTGLDAGERGDDGHFPENSVNRRVEDKLRHFATIRREFARQQSREASE; encoded by the coding sequence ATGCACGATGAGACAAAGCCTCTCGACCCGCTGCCCGCGGAGCGCCTTTACCGAGAGGCCGATCTGTCCAATCTCGACTTCTCGACGACCGCCGACCTGGACCCCGCGCAGGGCCTCGTAGGCCAGGAGAGGGCCCTGGATGCGATTCGCTTCGGCACCCAGGTCGACCGCGACGGTTTCAATCTGTTCGTGATCGGCCCGCACGGTGCACGCATGCAGGAGGCCGTGAAGGAACTGCTGGCCGAGGAAAAGCGGGAAGAGCCGCAAGCGGCACCGTCGGACTGGGTTTACGTCAACAATTTCGAGGACTCGGAAAAGCCCATCGCCATTGAGCTACCCGGCGGCCGGGCACGCAAGTTTCAGCGCGCGATGGACAAGCTGATCGAAGACCTGAAAAGCGCGCTGCCGGCCGTGTTCCAGAGCGAGGAATATCAGACGCGCAAGGGCGCGATCGACGAGGAATTCCAGAACAAACAGAACGAGGCGTTCTCGGAGTTGCGCGAAAAGGCCTCGGAAAAGAACATCGTCATCTTGCGCACGCCGATGGGCTTTTCGCTGGCGCCAAGCCAGAACGGCAAGGTCGTGCCGCCCGAGGAGTTCAACAACTGGCCGGAGGAGAAGCGCGAGGAGATCAAGGAAACCATCCAGGAGCTGGAAAAGGAACTTGAGCACATCGTCAATCAGATCCCGCAATGGGAGAAGGAGCGGCGCGAGGAGCTGCGCAAGCTCAACCGGGAGACGGCAAGCTATGCGGTGGACCAGCTCATAGAGGAGACGAAGGAGGACTTCAGCGACCTGCCCAAGGTGGTCGAGCACATCGACGCCGTGCGCGATCATATCGTCGAGAACGTCGAGACCTTCGTCCAGAATACCGAGGGCGAAAAACAGGGGCAGATGCCGGAGACCCGCGCGGGAAGTCCGTTCGACCAGTACAAGGTCAACGTCCTCGTCTCGCAAAGCGACACTGAAAGCGATGTGCCGATCGTCCAGGAGTTTCATCCGACGCTGAGCAACCTGATCGGCCGGATCGAGCACATTCCGGTCCAGGGCGCGCTGATCACCAATTTCCTGCTCATCAAGGCCGGTGCTTTGCATCGGGCCAATGGCGGATATCTGTTGCTCGATGTGCGCCAGCTGCTCACCGAGCCGTTCAGCTGGGCGGCGCTCAAGCGCACGCTGCAGCGCGGTGAGATCGCCATTGAGGACGTGGCGCGCTTCATGGGGCTGACCAGCACGGTTTCGCTGGAGCCCGATCCGATCCCGATGAACCTGAAGGTGATTCTGTTCGGCGACCGGCTGCTCTATTTCCTGCTCTCGGCGTTCGACCCCGAAGTGCAGCAGCATTTCAAGGTGCTGGCAGACTTCGAGAACGACTTTCGCCGCAACCCGGAGAATGAGGCCGTGCTCGCGCGGCTCGTGGCCGCGATCGCCGAGCGCAAGGAATTGCGCGCGCTTGACCGGGAGGCGGTGGCGCGCGTGCTTGAACATGCTGCGCGGCTGGCCGAGCATTCCGAAAAGCTTTCACTGCTGACTGAGCAGTTGCAGGATGTGCTGATCGAATCCGATTTCCGGGCCAAGCAGGCGGGGCGGGAGAAGATTGGCCGCGAGGATGTTCAGCAGGCGCTTGATGCGCGTATCCAGCGCGCGGCCCGCATCCGCGACCGGATGCAGGAGTCCATCCTCGAGGACGTCGCGCTCATCGACACCGAAGGCACCAAGCCGGGCCAGATCAATGGCCTCAGCGTCATGCAGCTCGGCGGCTTCAGCTTCGGGCGGCCCACGCGCATTACCTGTCAGGTGCGGCCCGGCTCCGGGAAGGTCGTGGACATAGAGCGCGAAGTCGAACTCGGCGGGCCCGTTCACTCCAAGGGCGTGATGATCCTCTCCGGCTATCTTGCCGGGCGCTATGCGCTCGACACCCCGATGTCGCTGTTCGCCAGTCTGGTCTTCGAGCAGTCCTATGGCGGCGTGGAGGGTGACAGCGCATCGTCGGCGGAACTTTACACGCTGCTATCCTCGCTTGCCGACGCCCCGCTGCGCCAGGACCTGGCCGTGACAGGCTCGGTCAACCAGCGCGGCGAGGTGCAGGCCATCGGTGGCGTGAATGACAAGATCGAGGGCTTCTTCGACATCTGCAAGGCGCGCGGTTTGACGGGCAAGCAGGGCGTCTTGATCCCGCAATCCAACGTTCAGCACCTGATGCTGCGCGAAGACGTCATCGAAGCGTGCCGGAATGGCGCGTTCGCCATCTATCCCGTCCGCCATGTCGATGAGGGCATCAGCCTCCTCACCGGCCTGGATGCCGGCGAGCGGGGGGACGACGGCCATTTCCCCGAGAACAGCGTCAACCGGCGCGTGGAGGACAAGCTGCGCCACTTCGCCACGATCCGCCGGGAATTCGCCAGGCAGCAATCGCGTGAGGCCAGCGAATGA